Proteins encoded by one window of Emticicia oligotrophica DSM 17448:
- a CDS encoding AlbA family DNA-binding domain-containing protein produces the protein MMVDYTMAPHSKLDLRALKELVRHGENKFVEFKLKTNHPEKIVREMVAFANTDGGRLIVGIGDDKSIKGLKFPDEDEYILQKAIEKYIYPAIDYDIERLIVEGEREVLVYNIQKSPFKPHYVDLDGNLENRKAYVRVADRSVQASKEMREILKGERKSLNICIKYGDKERVLMQYLAEHPTITVETYAEIAKIPRKIASRTLVLMVLANVIKVEPHEVQDFFAAA, from the coding sequence ATGATGGTAGATTACACAATGGCTCCGCATTCAAAGCTTGATTTGCGAGCACTCAAAGAACTTGTTCGCCATGGCGAAAATAAGTTCGTAGAATTTAAACTAAAAACAAACCACCCTGAAAAAATTGTCAGGGAAATGGTTGCTTTCGCCAATACAGATGGAGGAAGACTAATTGTAGGTATCGGCGATGACAAGAGTATAAAAGGCTTGAAATTTCCCGATGAAGATGAATACATTTTGCAAAAAGCTATTGAAAAATATATCTATCCCGCCATTGATTATGACATCGAACGCTTGATTGTAGAGGGTGAGCGAGAAGTTTTGGTCTATAATATTCAGAAAAGTCCATTTAAACCTCATTATGTAGATTTAGATGGCAATCTTGAAAATCGCAAAGCTTATGTACGTGTAGCCGACCGCTCAGTACAGGCCAGCAAAGAAATGCGTGAAATACTGAAGGGAGAGCGAAAATCTTTGAATATTTGTATTAAATACGGAGATAAAGAACGTGTTTTGATGCAATATTTGGCCGAGCACCCAACCATAACGGTTGAAACTTATGCAGAAATTGCCAAGATTCCTCGTAAAATTGCTTCACGCACACTCGTTCTGATGGTCCTTGCCAATGTGATTAAAGTAGAACCTCACGAAGTACAAGATTTTTTTGCGGCGGCTTGA
- a CDS encoding VPS10 domain-containing protein has translation MKKNYFLSFFLFTLLSTAAFAQKLNTDLFKKMKARSIGPAVMSGRITAVDAVWENPNIIYAASASGGVWKSENGGTKWQPIFDDMPLQNIGSIAIQQSNPSVVWVGTGEGNPRNSINLGAGIYKSLDGGKTWKLMGLEKTRNIHRILIDPTNPNVVYAGVIGNPYAEQQERGVYKTSDGGETWQRVLFTNEKSGVADMIMDAKNPNKLFVAMWQHKRTAWDFKSGGEGSGLYVTYDAGKSWKKLSKTDGLPEGDYGRIGLASCRSYPNRVYALIEATKNGLYRSDDGGMKWEKVNDDPKDVTNRPFYFNDILCDPKNENRLYSLYQVISVSEDGGKSFKTTASFDQAHADHHAIWIHPEDNNFIINGNDGGVSISRDRGKTWTFAEALPLGQFYHVNVDNEIPYNIYGGLQDNGSWQGPAYIWKEGGIRNYSWLSVNGGDGFDVMPDPEDTRYGYAMSQGGFLGRYDTKTGQSTMIRPPQVDIKTRLRFNWNAAIAQDPFEKSTIYYGSQFVHKSSNKGMTWDIISPDLTTNNPEHQKQDESGGLSLDITSAENHNTILTLAPSPKEKGILWAGTDDGNVQLTKDFGQNWTNLTSKIKGLPKEGWICQIQPSKYNAAEAFVTVNNYRQGDFAPYIFRTKDFGQTWERIVDENKVRGYALCFLQDPTTPNLMFCGTEHGLWVSIDEAKTWTQWKAGLPSVSTMDLTIQEREADLVVGTFGRALYVLDDIRPLRKIAQTSGKILEQKLAAFDTPDAYLVEFTPQIGYNTIGDGMYEGENRVAGARISYFVNVPKKEEKKPEDRKDAPIIKTPSIKYDTVYAKIYDEVGKQIRTLFSIPDSSGLHRITWNLTEKGFRYPNSPKPKKGAAEPSGINVLPGKYKVILSFGDQKDSTSITVKADPRINFDRNAEIAKKEVYERLKTSISKLTEATDRLTEANDITEKLMNQVKDNEGKDIDDLKKQIKAIQDTIKAKKELIVAKPLEKQGYGRPYRVTPLTKAQELMMYLSSRQSVPTKTENMIFEQFDGLTKESIAKINTFFATNWIDFRKKVESMKLSMFKDYEMIR, from the coding sequence ATGAAAAAAAACTACTTTCTGAGTTTTTTCCTATTCACTTTGCTCTCAACGGCAGCTTTTGCCCAAAAACTCAACACCGATTTATTCAAGAAAATGAAAGCCCGCAGCATTGGCCCAGCCGTGATGTCGGGTAGAATTACTGCGGTAGATGCGGTTTGGGAAAATCCCAATATCATTTACGCTGCTTCGGCATCGGGTGGTGTTTGGAAAAGTGAAAATGGTGGTACTAAATGGCAACCTATTTTTGATGATATGCCATTACAAAATATTGGTTCGATAGCTATTCAACAATCAAACCCTTCGGTGGTTTGGGTGGGAACTGGCGAGGGAAACCCTCGAAATTCTATCAATTTAGGTGCAGGAATCTACAAATCGCTTGATGGTGGTAAGACTTGGAAGCTAATGGGTTTAGAAAAAACTCGTAACATTCATCGAATTTTGATTGACCCAACCAATCCAAATGTAGTTTATGCAGGCGTAATCGGAAACCCCTACGCCGAACAACAAGAAAGAGGGGTTTATAAAACAAGCGATGGCGGTGAAACTTGGCAAAGAGTTTTGTTTACAAATGAGAAGTCGGGCGTTGCAGATATGATTATGGACGCCAAGAATCCCAACAAACTCTTCGTGGCCATGTGGCAACACAAACGCACCGCATGGGATTTCAAATCGGGAGGTGAAGGTTCTGGTTTGTATGTCACTTATGATGCAGGAAAGAGTTGGAAAAAACTATCTAAAACTGATGGTTTGCCAGAAGGAGATTATGGCCGAATTGGTTTAGCGAGCTGTCGTTCATACCCCAATCGTGTTTATGCTTTGATTGAAGCTACTAAAAACGGACTTTATCGCTCTGATGATGGAGGAATGAAATGGGAAAAAGTAAATGATGACCCTAAAGACGTAACCAATCGACCGTTTTATTTCAATGATATTTTATGCGACCCAAAGAACGAAAATCGACTTTATAGCCTTTACCAAGTTATTTCGGTGAGTGAAGATGGTGGAAAATCATTCAAAACTACTGCCTCTTTCGACCAAGCACATGCTGACCACCACGCTATTTGGATTCATCCTGAAGATAATAATTTTATCATAAACGGAAACGATGGTGGAGTCTCGATTTCAAGAGATAGAGGTAAAACATGGACTTTCGCAGAAGCTTTACCTTTAGGACAATTTTATCACGTAAACGTCGATAACGAAATTCCTTATAATATTTATGGTGGTTTGCAAGATAATGGCTCATGGCAAGGGCCTGCTTATATCTGGAAAGAGGGCGGAATAAGAAATTATAGCTGGCTTTCGGTAAATGGAGGCGATGGTTTTGACGTAATGCCCGACCCCGAAGATACACGATATGGTTATGCGATGTCACAAGGTGGCTTTTTAGGAAGGTATGATACCAAAACTGGACAATCTACGATGATTCGTCCGCCACAGGTAGATATTAAAACGCGTTTGCGTTTCAATTGGAATGCTGCTATTGCTCAAGACCCATTCGAGAAATCTACTATTTATTACGGTAGCCAATTTGTACATAAAAGTTCAAATAAGGGTATGACTTGGGATATCATTTCACCCGATTTGACAACCAATAATCCAGAACACCAAAAGCAAGATGAAAGTGGCGGGCTTTCGCTCGATATTACTTCGGCCGAAAACCATAATACCATTCTTACATTAGCACCATCTCCTAAAGAAAAAGGAATACTTTGGGCAGGAACTGATGATGGAAACGTGCAGCTAACTAAAGATTTTGGGCAAAACTGGACAAATCTCACTTCAAAAATCAAAGGTCTTCCTAAAGAAGGTTGGATTTGTCAGATTCAACCCTCAAAATACAATGCAGCAGAAGCCTTCGTAACTGTAAATAATTATCGTCAAGGAGATTTTGCTCCATATATATTCCGTACTAAGGATTTTGGGCAGACTTGGGAGCGAATCGTTGACGAAAATAAGGTTCGTGGCTATGCATTGTGTTTTCTACAAGATCCAACTACTCCCAATTTAATGTTTTGTGGCACAGAGCACGGCCTTTGGGTAAGTATTGACGAAGCAAAAACTTGGACGCAGTGGAAGGCTGGCCTACCTTCTGTTTCGACAATGGACCTTACGATTCAAGAACGCGAGGCAGATTTAGTAGTTGGTACATTTGGTCGTGCCTTATATGTTTTAGACGATATTCGCCCACTCCGCAAAATTGCCCAAACTTCTGGGAAGATTTTAGAACAAAAACTCGCTGCCTTCGATACTCCAGATGCTTATTTGGTAGAATTCACTCCACAAATTGGTTACAATACCATCGGTGATGGAATGTACGAAGGAGAAAATCGTGTAGCTGGAGCAAGAATCAGTTATTTTGTGAATGTTCCGAAAAAAGAAGAGAAAAAGCCTGAAGATAGAAAAGATGCTCCGATTATAAAAACACCAAGTATTAAGTATGATACAGTTTATGCTAAAATCTATGATGAAGTAGGCAAGCAAATCCGTACATTATTTAGTATTCCTGATTCTTCTGGCCTTCATCGTATCACATGGAATTTGACCGAAAAAGGTTTCCGTTATCCTAATAGCCCGAAACCTAAAAAAGGAGCTGCCGAACCAAGTGGTATCAATGTTTTACCAGGAAAGTATAAAGTTATACTTAGTTTTGGCGACCAAAAAGATTCAACCAGCATAACCGTTAAAGCCGACCCAAGAATTAATTTCGACAGAAATGCAGAAATAGCTAAAAAAGAAGTTTATGAACGTCTCAAAACCAGTATTTCGAAACTTACTGAAGCTACCGATCGCCTCACAGAAGCCAACGATATTACTGAAAAGCTAATGAATCAGGTAAAGGATAATGAAGGAAAAGACATAGACGACCTCAAGAAGCAAATAAAAGCTATTCAAGATACGATTAAAGCTAAAAAGGAGTTGATTGTAGCCAAACCGCTTGAAAAACAAGGTTATGGCCGACCTTACAGAGTAACGCCACTGACTAAAGCACAGGAATTGATGATGTATTTGAGTAGTCGACAATCCGTACCAACAAAAACAGAAAACATGATTTTCGAGCAATTTGATGGCCTAACGAAAGAATCCATTGCAAAAATCAACACATTCTTTGCTACTAATTGGATTGATTTCAGAAAGAAAGTAGAATCAATGAAGCTGAGTATGTTTAAAGATTATGAAATGATTCGATAA
- a CDS encoding NAD(P)-dependent alcohol dehydrogenase gives MKAIINTEYGSADVLKIQEIEKPTPKPNEVLVKIYATTVNRTDTGLRSAEYFISRLFTGLFKPRFHTLGSEFAGIIEQIGENVKSFKVGDEIFGLSTSNFGTHAEYLAIPESASIALKPKNFTFYEAACICEGPYLALNYLAKFKIDKNTQILINGTSGSIGSSGLQLAKYFGAEVTAVTDTKNLALAKTLGADFVVDYTKEDFTATNKKFDLVFDAVGKSSFFKCKKLLKENGTYFSTELGYLSQNVYLPLFTKKIIFPIPRDTKEQVEFFKDLAEKGHLRAIIDRTYTLHEVAEAHHYVEKGMKVGSVSIKVV, from the coding sequence ATGAAAGCAATTATAAATACTGAATACGGCTCGGCTGATGTACTTAAAATACAAGAAATTGAAAAACCAACGCCAAAACCCAACGAAGTTTTGGTGAAAATTTATGCAACAACAGTCAATCGAACCGATACGGGTTTGCGTTCGGCCGAATATTTTATATCAAGATTATTCACCGGACTTTTCAAGCCAAGGTTTCATACACTCGGTAGCGAATTTGCAGGAATTATTGAGCAAATCGGTGAAAATGTAAAGTCATTCAAAGTCGGAGATGAAATATTTGGACTCAGCACTTCAAACTTTGGCACACATGCCGAATACCTCGCCATACCCGAAAGTGCTTCGATTGCTCTTAAACCCAAAAACTTCACTTTCTACGAAGCCGCTTGTATTTGTGAAGGCCCATACCTTGCTTTGAATTATTTAGCAAAATTCAAGATTGATAAAAACACCCAAATACTTATCAACGGTACTTCTGGTTCAATTGGAAGTTCGGGCTTGCAACTAGCCAAATATTTTGGTGCGGAAGTAACGGCCGTAACCGATACTAAAAACCTCGCTTTGGCCAAGACTCTCGGGGCTGATTTTGTAGTTGATTATACCAAAGAAGATTTTACGGCCACTAATAAAAAGTTCGATTTGGTTTTTGATGCCGTCGGCAAAAGTTCATTCTTCAAATGTAAAAAACTACTGAAAGAAAATGGCACTTATTTCTCAACCGAATTAGGGTATTTATCTCAGAATGTCTATCTACCGCTTTTCACCAAGAAAATCATTTTCCCGATTCCGAGAGACACGAAAGAACAAGTAGAGTTTTTCAAAGATTTAGCCGAAAAAGGGCATCTTCGTGCCATAATTGATAGAACTTATACCTTGCATGAAGTTGCCGAAGCACACCACTACGTCGAAAAAGGAATGAAAGTAGGAAGCGTTTCTATCAAAGTTGTTTGA
- a CDS encoding amidohydrolase: MSESVSQNLRISLVQTNLHWENPTANLAMLEEKIFSISESTDLIILPEMFTTGFSMKAEQFAEPMNLTTTRWMKQIAAQTGAVITGSVIIKEGENYYNRLLWVTPEGEIDTYDKRHLFRMAKENDVYADGKKRLIKSIKGWKICPLICYDLRFPVWSRNINLDYDLLIYVANWPQVRMYPWDSLLVARAIENQSYVVGVNRVGEDGNGFPHSGNSAVIDFTGKVLFREIDNEIIYHHTLDRSSLDEFRQRFPAYLDADRFVINL; encoded by the coding sequence ATGTCAGAAAGCGTTAGCCAAAATCTAAGAATTTCGTTGGTTCAAACAAATCTCCATTGGGAAAACCCAACGGCGAATTTGGCTATGCTTGAAGAAAAGATTTTTTCTATTTCGGAGTCAACCGACCTAATTATTTTACCCGAAATGTTTACAACAGGCTTTTCGATGAAAGCCGAGCAATTTGCCGAACCGATGAATCTGACAACTACTCGTTGGATGAAGCAAATCGCGGCACAAACTGGTGCGGTTATTACGGGTAGTGTGATTATTAAAGAAGGAGAAAATTATTATAATCGCCTACTTTGGGTTACGCCAGAGGGCGAAATAGATACTTATGATAAGCGTCATTTATTTAGAATGGCTAAAGAAAATGATGTTTATGCCGATGGCAAGAAGCGACTTATCAAGTCAATCAAAGGCTGGAAGATTTGTCCGCTTATTTGCTATGATTTACGTTTTCCAGTTTGGAGCAGAAATATTAATCTTGACTATGATTTATTGATTTACGTAGCTAACTGGCCTCAAGTGCGTATGTACCCGTGGGATTCGCTTTTGGTGGCTCGGGCTATCGAAAACCAAAGTTATGTGGTTGGAGTCAATCGTGTGGGCGAAGATGGCAACGGTTTTCCGCATTCGGGTAATTCGGCGGTCATTGATTTTACTGGAAAAGTGCTTTTCCGTGAAATAGACAACGAAATTATTTACCACCACACACTCGATCGCTCTTCTCTCGATGAATTTCGTCAACGTTTTCCGGCTTATTTAGATGCAGATAGGTTTGTGATTAATCTATAA
- the lipB gene encoding lipoyl(octanoyl) transferase LipB: MNNNLNKTVQFIDLGLIDYQEGWDTQEKLFAQIIDIKVGNRNLASEEQKTTPNYLLFCQHPHVYTLGKSGKIDNLLLDENGLEEKHAKFYKINRGGDITYHGPGQLVAYPILDLENFFTDIHRYMRFLEEGVILTLAEYGIEAGRIEGLTGVWLDSIKQENPRKICAMGVKSSRWVTMHGLALNVNTDLNYFQNIVPCGIDDKAVTSMATELGKLLDVQEVGAKLKGHLGRLFEMEFA, from the coding sequence ATGAATAATAATCTTAATAAAACCGTACAGTTTATTGATTTAGGCCTAATTGATTATCAAGAAGGTTGGGATACGCAAGAAAAACTCTTTGCCCAAATCATAGATATAAAAGTTGGGAATCGAAATCTCGCATCAGAAGAGCAAAAAACAACGCCCAATTATCTACTTTTTTGTCAGCATCCACATGTTTATACACTTGGCAAAAGCGGAAAAATTGATAATCTTCTTCTCGATGAAAATGGCTTAGAAGAAAAACACGCAAAATTCTATAAAATAAATCGTGGCGGAGATATTACTTATCACGGCCCGGGGCAATTAGTGGCTTATCCGATTTTAGATTTGGAGAATTTCTTCACTGATATTCACCGATATATGCGTTTTTTGGAAGAAGGCGTAATTCTGACTTTAGCCGAATATGGAATCGAAGCAGGCCGAATAGAAGGTCTGACAGGCGTTTGGCTTGATTCCATTAAACAAGAAAATCCAAGGAAAATCTGTGCAATGGGCGTAAAATCAAGTCGTTGGGTAACGATGCACGGTTTAGCTTTGAATGTAAATACTGATTTAAACTATTTTCAAAATATTGTACCCTGTGGCATTGACGACAAAGCCGTAACTTCAATGGCTACAGAACTCGGAAAACTACTTGATGTGCAAGAAGTAGGAGCGAAGCTAAAAGGTCATTTAGGTCGCCTTTTTGAAATGGAGTTTGCATAA
- a CDS encoding GNAT family N-acetyltransferase, translating into MNANTNVVIREGTIAECIEISNKIPEFNTGNYGEETYLQRLSNTKHLILVAIKNNELAGFKVGYDRDQDGSFYTWLGGVLPKFRQDKIATILAEKQENWAKEQGFKSITLKTRNRFKAMLIFALKNNFLIENVEPKEQIDDNRILLRKILK; encoded by the coding sequence ATGAATGCCAATACAAATGTAGTTATTCGTGAAGGTACTATTGCCGAATGTATCGAAATTTCTAATAAAATCCCTGAGTTTAATACTGGAAATTATGGCGAAGAAACTTACCTTCAACGATTATCTAACACGAAGCATTTGATTTTAGTTGCGATAAAAAACAATGAACTGGCAGGATTTAAGGTTGGCTACGACCGAGACCAAGATGGAAGTTTCTATACGTGGTTGGGAGGTGTGCTACCAAAATTCCGCCAAGATAAAATAGCCACAATATTAGCTGAAAAGCAAGAAAATTGGGCAAAAGAACAAGGCTTTAAGTCAATTACTCTAAAGACACGTAATCGTTTTAAAGCAATGTTGATTTTTGCTTTGAAGAATAATTTTTTAATTGAAAACGTAGAACCCAAGGAGCAAATAGATGATAATAGAATTTTGCTCCGAAAAATTCTAAAATAA
- the def gene encoding peptide deformylase, whose translation MKYPIVAYGDPVLRKEARDIEKGEIDVKKLADDMFETMYAASGVGLAAPQIGMDIRVFVVDGTPINESAETDEDIDPSLIDFKKVFINAEIIEESGEEWAYEEGCLSIPGVRADVYRPEFVKIRYFDTDWNEHIEDYEGMAARIIQHEYDHIDGILFTDHLSSLKKQMLKKKLTNITKGEVDVDYRMKFPK comes from the coding sequence ATGAAATACCCGATTGTAGCTTACGGAGACCCCGTTCTGAGAAAAGAAGCACGTGATATTGAAAAAGGTGAGATAGATGTAAAGAAATTAGCCGATGATATGTTTGAAACCATGTATGCGGCGTCGGGCGTTGGCTTGGCTGCCCCACAAATTGGCATGGATATTCGTGTTTTTGTAGTTGATGGAACCCCAATCAATGAAAGTGCAGAAACCGATGAAGACATTGACCCATCGTTGATAGATTTTAAAAAAGTATTTATTAATGCAGAAATCATTGAAGAATCTGGCGAAGAATGGGCATACGAAGAAGGGTGCTTGAGTATTCCGGGTGTAAGAGCTGATGTGTACCGCCCAGAGTTTGTAAAGATTCGTTATTTCGATACAGATTGGAATGAGCACATCGAAGATTACGAAGGTATGGCCGCTCGTATCATTCAGCACGAATACGACCACATTGATGGTATTTTGTTTACAGATCATTTGTCTTCATTGAAAAAGCAAATGTTGAAGAAAAAACTTACCAATATCACGAAGGGTGAAGTGGATGTAGATTATCGAATGAAGTTTCCGAAGTAA
- a CDS encoding GrpB family protein, producing MLIQEYRESWIEDFKAIKSVITDALIRLNISVEHVGSTAVPKLAAKPIIDVDIVYGKDVSFEILTKRLEKIGYYHNGNQGIINREVFKRGMWRSKHQVLDTITHHLYVCPVDSEELQRHIRFRNYLIANETARAEYQKLKYQIAAAVNQDKKQYAALKEVEARAFINDILTKAGQL from the coding sequence ATGCTGATTCAAGAATATAGAGAAAGTTGGATTGAAGATTTCAAGGCTATCAAAAGTGTTATTACTGATGCTTTGATAAGGCTAAATATATCTGTTGAACACGTTGGAAGTACCGCCGTTCCGAAGTTGGCAGCCAAACCAATCATTGATGTTGATATTGTTTACGGAAAAGATGTGTCTTTTGAAATCCTAACAAAGAGATTGGAAAAAATAGGGTATTATCATAACGGAAATCAGGGAATTATAAATCGAGAGGTATTTAAAAGAGGAATGTGGAGAAGTAAACACCAAGTACTCGACACAATTACACATCATTTATATGTTTGCCCAGTTGATAGCGAAGAATTACAAAGGCATATTAGATTCAGAAATTATCTGATTGCTAATGAAACTGCCAGAGCTGAATATCAAAAACTAAAGTATCAAATTGCTGCTGCTGTCAATCAAGATAAAAAGCAATATGCAGCACTAAAAGAAGTTGAAGCGAGAGCTTTTATAAATGATATTCTTACAAAAGCTGGCCAATTATAG